The Corynebacterium poyangense genome includes a window with the following:
- a CDS encoding MFS transporter: MTILEPNPGHVPVKNLRKSVVAGSIGVLVHWFDWAVYAYTATTIAGVFFPEQDSTASLLAVFGVFAISFIVRPIGAFLFGEVGDRFGRKITLSIVILLMAASTLVIGVLPGYKTIGLWAPVLLIMARVIQGLAAGGEFGSAATFLAEYSPKKHRGFGVSWLEVGALLGFLLASFAAYLLNTILTQDQLTSWGWRIPFLVAAPLGVIGFYIRTHIEDTPEFTVMKETTTETISPTVDLLKNNLKELFQMIGIQIMEQVTFYIVLVYLLTYQEVQLNIPASTAAVLSSLASIVGVIVVPIAGTISDRIGRKPILITVSLMTIILPLPMFEIMRKGTTSAAAATMLLGLILAIQLGVHAVVSAELFPTRNRQTGLSIGYSLVSALFAGTSPYLLTFLINKTHNIDMPAYYLIVVGIIGLIISITLKETKGVDLISNEEREGIDLAEIMLHHQITNKGR; this comes from the coding sequence ATGACAATCTTGGAACCTAACCCGGGACATGTACCCGTCAAAAATCTTAGAAAAAGCGTAGTAGCAGGATCAATTGGGGTTCTCGTGCATTGGTTCGATTGGGCCGTGTATGCATATACGGCTACGACGATTGCCGGGGTATTCTTTCCTGAACAGGATTCTACTGCCAGTCTTTTGGCGGTATTTGGTGTATTTGCAATATCATTTATCGTCCGCCCTATTGGAGCCTTCCTATTTGGAGAGGTAGGTGACAGATTTGGCCGTAAGATTACACTCTCCATAGTAATCCTATTAATGGCGGCGTCTACGCTAGTGATTGGAGTACTTCCAGGATATAAAACGATAGGGTTATGGGCACCAGTATTGCTGATCATGGCAAGGGTAATTCAGGGATTGGCGGCCGGGGGAGAATTCGGAAGTGCAGCAACATTTTTGGCAGAGTACTCTCCAAAAAAGCATAGGGGATTTGGAGTTAGCTGGCTAGAAGTTGGAGCACTATTAGGATTTTTATTGGCATCTTTTGCAGCGTATTTACTAAATACGATATTAACTCAGGATCAATTGACCTCATGGGGCTGGAGAATTCCATTCTTAGTAGCCGCACCGCTCGGGGTTATCGGATTCTATATCCGAACACATATAGAAGATACGCCTGAGTTTACCGTCATGAAAGAAACGACGACAGAAACGATAAGTCCGACCGTGGATTTATTAAAAAATAATCTTAAAGAACTGTTCCAAATGATTGGAATACAAATTATGGAACAAGTCACATTCTATATAGTGCTGGTGTACTTATTAACTTATCAAGAGGTACAACTTAATATACCAGCATCTACCGCGGCAGTATTATCATCACTAGCATCAATAGTAGGGGTAATAGTTGTACCTATAGCGGGAACTATATCGGATCGGATTGGCCGTAAACCAATATTAATAACAGTATCGTTAATGACAATAATATTGCCTTTACCGATGTTCGAAATAATGAGAAAAGGAACGACATCAGCAGCAGCAGCGACTATGCTGCTAGGACTTATATTGGCAATTCAATTAGGTGTACATGCGGTAGTGTCAGCGGAATTATTCCCTACCAGGAATCGTCAAACAGGGCTTTCAATCGGATACAGTCTTGTATCGGCACTCTTTGCTGGTACATCACCCTATTTATTAACTTTCTTAATAAATAAAACACACAATATTGATATGCCTGCGTATTATTTAATAGTAGTAGGAATAATTGGTCTGATTATCTCCATAACACTGAAAGAAACTAAAGGAGTCGATTTGATATCAAATGAAGAACGAGAAGGAATAGATCTAGCTGAAATCATGCTGCACCACCAGATAACCAACAAAGGCCGATAA
- a CDS encoding DJ-1/PfpI family protein, whose amino-acid sequence MSKQIAIVTADYFEESEVIFPYFHLKGKGYEVKIYTPNGEEARGKNGMKNLPVSGGFDEIRVSDIDALIIPGGFAPDIVRRNETILRLVKKADKNNTLIAMICHGAWVAISAKILNKRKITAVPVIRPEIEGAGGNWQDESVVVDRNMVTAQVPNDLYKWLTIISNKLEEGMGGENE is encoded by the coding sequence ATGAGTAAACAGATCGCTATTGTGACAGCGGACTATTTTGAAGAGTCCGAAGTGATATTTCCGTACTTTCACTTGAAAGGTAAAGGGTACGAGGTAAAAATATATACACCGAACGGCGAAGAGGCGCGCGGAAAAAACGGAATGAAAAACCTCCCAGTGAGTGGCGGCTTTGATGAAATCAGAGTTTCAGATATAGACGCACTGATTATACCGGGTGGATTTGCCCCCGATATTGTCCGACGCAACGAAACAATACTACGGCTGGTTAAAAAAGCGGATAAAAACAATACTTTAATAGCAATGATCTGCCACGGAGCTTGGGTTGCGATTTCAGCAAAAATTCTAAATAAGAGAAAAATTACTGCGGTACCGGTAATCCGACCTGAAATTGAAGGAGCGGGTGGCAATTGGCAAGATGAAAGTGTTGTTGTCGACCGTAACATGGTCACGGCTCAAGTGCCAAACGATCTATATAAGTGGCTGACCATTATTAGCAATAAACTAGAGGAAGGAATGGGAGGGGAGAATGAATAG
- a CDS encoding PDR/VanB family oxidoreductase, whose translation MNSNARTITKTPHKDDIIQVRVAGRKLVGKDIVQLTLESLTGEKLPDWEPGAHIDVMIPGDSSEPLIRQYSLCGDYHDNFRYEIGVLKTVDSRGGSRFIHEHFTVGTVIKISEPRNHFPLVPSSNYVFVAGGIGITPLIPMVRKAIEGRKPWKFYQLAENNTRRAFPDIVDNFPKDHTIVHFSDENGMMDLELLAKTFEDDTDVYACGPAGLLDGLATISERQDRWRFHCERFSPREFYDAEEDKSFTVVIDSSGDKVLVPPGKSCLQSLREHGLKLDWSCKEGVCGTCETDVLEGVPEHRDSVLTAEERASNESMMICVSRAKTSYIKLRL comes from the coding sequence ATGAATAGCAACGCAAGGACTATAACAAAAACCCCTCATAAGGACGATATCATCCAAGTTAGAGTGGCCGGCAGGAAACTTGTAGGGAAAGATATAGTCCAATTAACCCTAGAAAGCCTCACCGGGGAAAAGTTGCCGGATTGGGAACCAGGAGCACACATCGACGTCATGATACCCGGGGATTCATCGGAGCCCTTGATACGTCAGTATTCCCTTTGCGGTGACTATCACGACAACTTCCGTTATGAGATAGGAGTGCTAAAGACTGTAGATTCGAGAGGTGGGTCTAGATTTATCCACGAACATTTTACTGTAGGCACGGTCATAAAGATTTCAGAACCTAGAAATCACTTTCCATTGGTCCCAAGTAGTAACTATGTATTTGTGGCGGGTGGGATAGGTATTACCCCGTTGATTCCTATGGTGAGGAAGGCTATTGAGGGACGAAAGCCATGGAAATTCTACCAGTTGGCAGAAAATAATACGCGAAGAGCCTTCCCAGATATCGTAGATAATTTCCCAAAAGATCACACGATAGTACATTTTTCCGATGAAAATGGCATGATGGATTTGGAATTATTAGCTAAAACATTTGAAGATGATACTGACGTGTATGCATGTGGTCCAGCTGGGCTATTAGATGGGTTGGCGACCATTTCTGAACGACAGGACCGCTGGCGTTTCCATTGCGAGAGATTTTCTCCACGCGAGTTTTATGATGCTGAGGAAGATAAGTCATTTACCGTCGTTATTGATAGTAGTGGTGATAAGGTTTTAGTTCCTCCGGGAAAAAGTTGTTTGCAATCACTAAGAGAACACGGTTTAAAGCTAGACTGGTCTTGTAAAGAGGGAGTATGTGGAACATGCGAAACTGATGTCTTAGAGGGAGTACCTGAGCACCGTGATTCAGTATTAACCGCAGAAGAAAGAGCATCTAATGAATCCATGATGATTTGTGTTTCTAGAGCCAAGACGAGCTATATCAAATTACGTCTATAG
- a CDS encoding cupin domain-containing protein, with amino-acid sequence MSNNSNATNQTDSEPLEAEAEKLIGPKIKEIRKNRRMSLRDLGKIAGVSAGHISQIERGLASPSVGLLYKLAEVLDIPIDAIFGRDNISGDSVTNNNLTNINSNNVSLVRKVNRKSLTMSGGVVWELLTQQPEQSYSFRQITFPPGTSSTENGEYMRHTGQEFGIVIEGQLEVSIEFEQYILAEGDSLAFDSQLPHKFTNLSKTDIARIIWVHIKR; translated from the coding sequence ATGTCCAACAATTCCAACGCAACTAATCAAACAGATAGTGAGCCGTTAGAGGCTGAAGCAGAAAAACTGATAGGACCAAAAATAAAGGAAATAAGGAAAAACCGGAGGATGAGTTTACGAGACCTCGGCAAAATAGCAGGGGTAAGTGCGGGACATATATCGCAAATTGAAAGAGGACTCGCCTCGCCCTCTGTTGGACTTTTATATAAACTGGCAGAAGTTCTTGACATTCCGATTGATGCCATTTTTGGAAGAGATAATATAAGCGGTGATTCCGTTACAAATAATAATCTAACCAATATAAATTCCAACAACGTATCCTTAGTTAGAAAAGTCAACAGAAAATCTCTTACTATGTCTGGTGGGGTTGTATGGGAACTATTGACACAACAACCAGAGCAGAGCTACTCTTTCCGCCAAATAACTTTTCCTCCAGGAACGAGTTCGACCGAAAACGGCGAATATATGCGACACACAGGTCAGGAGTTTGGTATAGTTATTGAAGGCCAATTGGAAGTCTCTATCGAATTCGAACAATATATATTAGCCGAAGGGGATAGCCTAGCGTTTGACTCTCAATTACCCCACAAATTCACTAACCTTAGCAAAACAGATATAGCTCGAATAATTTGGGTTCACATAAAACGTTAG
- a CDS encoding DUF3566 domain-containing protein produces MAARELILVRISPQSAFRVALAMSLVGLVAWVLATTILYFVLDLVGVWDKFNSVVSGVGGDQVISFGMALAMSTLIGAIGAIATTILAPLLAIIYNSLVELIGGLIVTFHSGH; encoded by the coding sequence ATGGCAGCCCGAGAACTAATACTAGTCCGGATTTCACCACAATCAGCGTTCCGGGTGGCCCTAGCGATGTCTCTCGTAGGTTTAGTGGCGTGGGTTCTAGCAACCACCATTCTCTACTTCGTCCTCGATCTGGTGGGGGTGTGGGATAAATTCAACTCCGTGGTGTCCGGTGTTGGCGGAGATCAAGTAATAAGTTTCGGGATGGCTCTGGCCATGTCCACGCTCATCGGCGCCATCGGCGCCATCGCCACTACTATTCTGGCTCCTCTTTTGGCAATAATATATAACTCCCTCGTAGAACTTATTGGTGGATTGATAGTAACTTTCCACTCCGGCCATTAG
- a CDS encoding potassium channel beta subunit family protein, whose protein sequence is MTGMLYNRLGASGLQVSQFSFGSWVTFGTQVDTDLAKEQLAVAKDHGVNFFDNAEVYAGGESERIMGQAIADLGWKRHEYVISTKLFWGINGDMVNMKNTLNRKYLMQGIDGSLERLGLDFVDLVFCHRPDPQTPVEETVWAMSDMISQGKALYWGTSEWSAEEIRAAWEIAERHHLHKPVMEQPEYNLLHRHKVEQEFSRLYQDIGLGLTTWSPLASGILSGKYVDGIPENSRAALQGYDFIREAADDEDIKAKLRRFIDVARRMEVTPAQLALAWVASNPHVSTVILGASTVQQLEENLGAVAVMDRLGAEVKTEIAEIFTA, encoded by the coding sequence ATGACAGGAATGCTTTATAACCGCTTAGGGGCGTCGGGCCTCCAAGTTTCGCAATTCAGTTTCGGCTCCTGGGTTACCTTCGGTACGCAGGTAGACACCGATCTGGCGAAAGAACAACTGGCGGTAGCTAAAGATCATGGCGTGAACTTTTTTGATAACGCTGAAGTCTATGCCGGCGGTGAGTCCGAGCGGATCATGGGGCAAGCTATTGCAGATCTGGGATGGAAGCGCCATGAGTACGTGATTTCCACCAAGTTGTTCTGGGGGATCAACGGGGACATGGTGAACATGAAGAACACCTTGAACCGGAAGTACCTGATGCAAGGCATTGACGGTTCCCTAGAGAGGCTGGGTCTAGACTTCGTTGACCTGGTGTTTTGCCATCGCCCTGATCCCCAAACTCCGGTCGAGGAAACTGTGTGGGCGATGAGTGACATGATCTCCCAAGGCAAGGCTTTGTACTGGGGGACTTCGGAGTGGAGTGCGGAGGAAATCCGCGCGGCTTGGGAGATTGCTGAACGCCACCATCTGCATAAACCTGTCATGGAGCAGCCGGAATATAACCTTCTCCATCGCCACAAAGTGGAACAAGAGTTTTCCCGGCTCTACCAGGATATTGGTTTAGGTTTAACTACGTGGAGCCCGTTGGCGTCGGGCATACTGAGTGGGAAGTACGTGGATGGTATCCCAGAGAATTCCCGAGCAGCTCTCCAGGGCTATGACTTTATTCGTGAAGCCGCCGATGATGAGGATATAAAAGCAAAACTTCGTCGTTTCATTGACGTTGCCCGACGCATGGAAGTAACCCCAGCGCAATTAGCTTTGGCATGGGTTGCATCAAACCCGCATGTCTCTACCGTGATTCTGGGTGCTTCTACGGTTCAACAGCTGGAAGAAAATCTTGGTGCTGTGGCGGTAATGGACCGGCTCGGCGCTGAGGTAAAAACGGAGATAGCGGAAATTTTTACTGCGTAG
- a CDS encoding TetR/AcrR family transcriptional regulator produces the protein MGRSDINYQELHKAFWRLLDQERQQPYKRISVQALTCEAGCNRGTFYYHFHDIEDFYDDILTQVFDDNLVSTVVEIISGEQSVEEGIPNINHFDQAVTKIGQLLNSSVSSHFRPRITKVITQNWQSKLGINPTVAEDASDIAVKQAISEFILGGILSMWAWRARQTPPPPLESLARPEFIGSIAELMRQLRK, from the coding sequence ATGGGTCGAAGCGACATCAATTATCAAGAACTGCATAAAGCATTTTGGCGGCTTCTTGATCAGGAACGTCAACAGCCATACAAGCGCATCTCTGTGCAGGCACTTACCTGCGAAGCCGGATGTAACCGAGGTACCTTTTACTACCATTTCCACGATATCGAGGACTTCTACGATGACATCCTCACCCAAGTTTTTGATGACAACCTCGTATCGACGGTGGTGGAAATCATCTCAGGAGAGCAATCAGTAGAAGAAGGCATACCGAACATAAATCATTTTGATCAGGCTGTCACCAAAATTGGTCAACTGCTCAACTCTTCAGTCAGTTCACACTTCCGCCCCCGTATTACCAAAGTCATCACACAAAACTGGCAATCCAAACTAGGCATTAACCCAACCGTCGCCGAAGATGCCTCAGACATAGCTGTTAAACAGGCAATCTCGGAGTTTATTCTGGGCGGCATTCTATCGATGTGGGCCTGGAGAGCCCGGCAAACACCACCCCCTCCGCTTGAGAGCCTGGCGCGCCCCGAATTTATAGGTTCAATTGCCGAGCTTATGAGACAATTAAGGAAATAA
- a CDS encoding ABC transporter ATP-binding protein has translation MEPVVLSNVSFRYSRKDDYILQDLSFQAGVGELWCLLGSSGSGKSTMIRLLMGLNVPTSGTVQVFGECAPFRTMRPRIGYMPQDSALYNDLTGRENLHFFGELSGVKHRELSTRAAELLDFFDLTNAADRLVSKYSGGMQRRLSLAIALMAKPDLLVLDEPTVGLDPRQRLRIWNQLFQMNADGVTILITTHVMDEAERCPNVALLADGHIIGSGSPQEICQHAGKTRLEGAFLQILDGERIRREKHLVPRL, from the coding sequence ATGGAACCCGTAGTGCTGAGCAATGTTTCCTTCAGATATAGCCGCAAGGATGACTACATTCTGCAAGATCTCTCTTTCCAGGCTGGTGTAGGGGAGTTGTGGTGCCTTCTCGGTTCATCGGGCTCAGGAAAATCAACAATGATTCGACTTCTCATGGGCCTAAACGTGCCGACTTCCGGGACGGTACAGGTGTTTGGCGAGTGTGCCCCATTCCGTACCATGCGCCCAAGGATTGGTTATATGCCGCAAGATTCGGCACTTTACAATGACCTCACGGGCCGCGAAAACCTGCATTTCTTCGGTGAACTTTCGGGAGTGAAACACCGAGAGTTGTCGACGCGCGCAGCTGAATTGCTTGACTTCTTTGATCTCACAAATGCCGCTGACCGCTTGGTTTCTAAGTATTCGGGGGGAATGCAACGGCGACTTTCCTTAGCTATTGCGCTCATGGCGAAACCAGATTTACTTGTTCTCGACGAACCCACGGTAGGGCTGGATCCCCGCCAGCGTCTGCGGATTTGGAACCAGCTATTTCAGATGAATGCCGATGGCGTCACAATATTGATCACTACGCATGTTATGGATGAGGCTGAACGTTGTCCCAACGTTGCTTTGCTTGCTGACGGTCACATCATTGGTAGCGGGAGCCCGCAGGAAATTTGCCAACACGCCGGCAAAACCAGGTTAGAGGGTGCCTTCCTGCAAATCCTCGATGGCGAAAGGATACGTCGAGAAAAACATCTCGTGCCGAGGTTGTAG
- a CDS encoding ABC transporter permease, translated as MNNLRAVSKRIFLQFRHDPRTAAILFVAPVIVMWLLSLVLNVDGYRPVVATQQLPDAIHQLYEEEAEVIPFPGGDETEYLREGHADAVIKLDDDKLHLLIDGSDPVRMQAVIKTTQGVLDKYTTDLIDQQHLVAGVKTAGPGMITGISTDTVYGDTDWKTYDYLGPALLGIFLLVFTFITSQMALVSERAQGTLERFLATPVKPWEIVGGYAIAFGVIGLIQTLIISGMGMWLVGLRIVGNFGWVITIGMTLTITSVVMGLMVSSYAKTPIQVVQLMLAIVSPQILLSGVFNLSAAPRILQILSELLPLRHGVNALKSVMIKGEGWSAISFDIGIMWLMIVIFFIIATWGLRKKTAKRHSGSAQHQRSTHHM; from the coding sequence ATGAATAATCTCAGAGCTGTCAGTAAGAGAATCTTCTTACAGTTCCGGCATGATCCACGTACGGCAGCCATTCTATTTGTAGCTCCGGTGATCGTGATGTGGTTGCTATCACTAGTTCTGAACGTTGATGGCTACCGGCCAGTAGTGGCGACGCAGCAGTTGCCTGACGCCATTCACCAGCTTTACGAAGAAGAGGCAGAGGTTATTCCTTTTCCTGGTGGGGATGAGACAGAATATCTCCGGGAAGGACACGCGGATGCTGTCATCAAGCTCGACGACGATAAACTCCATCTTCTCATCGACGGATCAGATCCCGTCCGAATGCAGGCGGTAATAAAAACTACCCAGGGCGTGCTCGATAAATACACCACTGACCTAATAGATCAGCAACACCTAGTTGCGGGAGTGAAAACCGCCGGCCCAGGCATGATTACTGGAATATCAACCGATACTGTTTACGGTGACACGGACTGGAAAACGTATGATTATCTAGGACCAGCGCTACTTGGTATATTTCTTCTGGTCTTTACCTTCATTACTAGTCAAATGGCGTTAGTAAGTGAGCGTGCCCAAGGCACGCTGGAACGGTTTCTCGCTACCCCGGTGAAACCCTGGGAAATCGTAGGCGGCTATGCGATCGCCTTTGGCGTGATCGGACTGATACAGACCCTCATTATCTCCGGAATGGGAATGTGGTTAGTCGGTTTGCGAATAGTCGGTAATTTCGGATGGGTAATCACTATCGGAATGACGCTAACAATCACGTCGGTAGTAATGGGACTAATGGTGTCCTCCTACGCCAAAACGCCCATCCAAGTTGTGCAGTTGATGCTTGCCATAGTGTCACCACAAATACTACTGAGCGGGGTGTTTAACCTTTCTGCCGCACCGCGAATTTTACAAATACTCAGCGAGTTACTACCGCTGCGCCACGGAGTTAATGCTCTCAAATCAGTAATGATCAAGGGTGAAGGTTGGTCCGCGATTTCCTTCGATATCGGGATTATGTGGCTGATGATTGTTATATTCTTCATCATCGCCACGTGGGGGCTTCGAAAGAAAACAGCAAAGCGGCACTCCGGTTCCGCACAGCATCAGCGAAGCACTCACCATATGTGA
- a CDS encoding MFS transporter: protein MSFHSRVNVLLGAVVASTFGDGLVPAAFAIQSFRLDHSGRLLTAVLIALWAAKLISSLILDKIPASRFPARLMIASDTGRAIAQAGLVLWMILTPDLWPIAMVLSSFLYGLCAPWFGPHRFSLLSIILNDAERHKANSVLAMTSDALFLAGPLVGTTLTLGLGFTKVLIIDVITFALSILFISYYWNSSHEETKTQNKDLFFTPTESTRESGSLPSWVNSGLSSWLVVSIAIGFLGSAAPTVVMGTFGESTWGWIAVAGSAGSLIGSFISNYSILKNRQWNLLQCVLCVAYILHLSALSFSSTILVIAVATALSGAITAISGIIWDVMGQEFDTAERVHRFAVRDQIVNTVGIPAGMVIFAALGASTPTAFYLVMALLAVAALLCLQQRSIPTDKFRRTYVD from the coding sequence GTGAGTTTTCATTCAAGAGTAAATGTTCTTCTTGGGGCCGTCGTAGCCTCAACTTTTGGTGACGGACTAGTACCCGCTGCTTTTGCTATCCAGTCTTTCCGGCTTGATCATTCTGGCCGCCTTCTCACAGCAGTGCTTATTGCCCTCTGGGCTGCGAAACTCATCTCATCATTGATCTTGGACAAGATCCCGGCTTCACGATTCCCGGCGCGCTTAATGATCGCCTCGGATACCGGAAGAGCTATCGCCCAGGCAGGGCTTGTGCTCTGGATGATATTGACCCCGGACTTATGGCCGATCGCGATGGTTCTATCATCTTTCCTCTACGGACTTTGCGCGCCTTGGTTTGGACCTCATCGCTTCTCCCTTCTGTCCATCATCCTCAACGACGCAGAACGGCATAAAGCAAACTCCGTGTTGGCGATGACAAGTGACGCCTTATTCCTGGCGGGTCCGCTGGTGGGGACAACACTCACCCTGGGGCTCGGGTTCACAAAGGTTTTAATCATCGACGTTATAACCTTCGCGCTTTCTATTCTCTTTATCTCCTACTACTGGAACTCCTCACACGAAGAAACAAAAACCCAGAACAAAGATCTGTTTTTCACCCCAACCGAATCAACCAGGGAAAGTGGATCTCTTCCCTCGTGGGTTAATAGCGGACTGAGTAGCTGGCTCGTCGTCTCTATAGCCATCGGTTTCCTGGGTTCAGCCGCCCCAACCGTAGTGATGGGCACATTTGGTGAATCCACGTGGGGATGGATCGCTGTAGCAGGGTCCGCGGGATCTCTTATCGGTTCCTTTATATCTAATTACTCAATCCTGAAGAATCGTCAATGGAACCTCCTGCAATGCGTTTTATGCGTCGCTTATATTCTCCATCTTTCGGCCTTGTCCTTTAGCTCGACGATTCTTGTTATTGCTGTAGCCACTGCGCTAAGCGGTGCAATCACCGCCATATCCGGGATTATCTGGGATGTCATGGGCCAGGAATTTGATACCGCTGAACGAGTTCATCGCTTTGCCGTGCGCGATCAAATAGTCAATACCGTGGGCATCCCTGCCGGCATGGTTATTTTCGCAGCTCTAGGAGCAAGCACTCCCACAGCCTTTTATCTGGTCATGGCACTACTCGCTGTTGCGGCGCTACTATGCCTGCAACAACGATCTATCCCCACGGATAAATTCCGTAGGACATACGTGGATTAA